From the Musa acuminata AAA Group cultivar baxijiao chromosome BXJ3-7, Cavendish_Baxijiao_AAA, whole genome shotgun sequence genome, one window contains:
- the LOC103991601 gene encoding transcription repressor MYB5 isoform X1, whose amino-acid sequence MEGRRPTATPCCSMVGMKRGPWTAEEDEVLASFVRREGEGRWRTLPKRAGLLRCGKSCRLRWLNYLRPSIKRGPITPDEEDLILRLHRLLGNRVPLLSPPETNRWALIAGRIPGRTDNEIKNYWNTHLRKKLIKQGIDPRTHKPLPSSTDHGSPAQLVSCHPATDRDSMPQEMGAGSSEAIAIRNDRCGYFHGLDPHHDDVAWQNCDVFTTDGDQMPACYGVEDGGKGTDACTDDVFSALFDSFVNEDMFNTNCSQDGNTNEDDSNMTPQVEMIDPMDSGLDLEGLLEDVFTSPVDLDEGIPAQCKDHAGK is encoded by the exons ATGGAGGGTCGGCGACCGACGGCGACGCCGTGCTGCAGCATGGTGGGGATGAAGCGAGGGCCGTGGACGGCGGAGGAGGACGAGGTGCTGGCGAGCTTCGTGCGGCGGGAGGGAGAGGGGCGCTGGCGGACGCTGCCGAAGCGTGCCGGGCTGCTCCGTTGCGGCAAGAGTTGCCGTCTCCGCTGGCTGAATTACCTCCGCCCTTCCATCAAGCGCGGGCCCATCACCCCCGACGAGGAAGATCTCATCCTTCGCCTCCACCGCCTCCTCGGCAACAG ggttcctcttctttctccccctgAAACAAACAGGTGGGCGCTGATAGCTGGGAGGATACCAGGGCGcaccgacaacgagatcaagaactactggaacacccacCTCAGAAAGAAGCTCATCAAGCAAGGCATAGATCCACGCACCCACAAGCCCTTACCCTCTTCCACCGATCACGGTTCCCCAGCGCAACTCGTCTCATGCCATCCTGCCACAGACCGCGACTCCATGCCTCAAGAAATGGGTGCTGGCAGCAGCGAAGCCATCGCCATTCGAAACGATCGTTGCGGTTACTTCCATGGCCTGGACCCGCACCACGACGACGTCGCATGGCAGAACTGCGATGTCTTCACGACGGACGGAGACCAAATGCCTGCTTGCTACGGCGTCGAGGACGGAGGGAAAGGAACGGATGCTTGCACTGATGATGTCTTCTCGGCTCTCTTCGATTCCTTCGTCAACGAGGACATGTTCAACACTAATTGCAGTCAAGATGGTAATACCAACGAGGACGACAGCAACATGACTCCGCAGGTTGAGATGATAGATCCTATGGATTCAGGTCTCGACCTCGAAGGTCTATTGGAAGATGTCTTCACTTCTCCGGTTGATTTGGATGAAGGCATTCCTGCACAGTGTAAAGATCATGCAGGCAAGTAA
- the LOC135642166 gene encoding uncharacterized protein LOC135642166 yields MDPSLAKRLWHMIRAAYCTLRKGFSKHKLVTDVHFLLERSKLAGKAIGNLVAFYHDHEHHHHIGAHVSSAFSCRSMDPSLSFYNPKEVEFSCSNTPSYPSFLLAAKWKNRRGRRHGCYNLDAAAIAKQLEMLRSEISDAESSSIMESPSPAPMWSFGKSPAGVRQLRITDSPFPISEEGGEADGHVDREAEEFIKMFYEQLRLQRSLPVTPEYQCRKPA; encoded by the coding sequence atggatccttccttgGCCAAGCGGCTGTGGCACATGATAAGAGCTGCTTACTGCACGCTGCGTAAGGGCTTCTCCAAGCACAAGCTGGTGACGGACGTCCACTTCCTACTCGAGCGCAGCAAGCTCGCCGGAAAAGCCATCGGGAATTTGGTCGCCTTCTACCACGACCACGAGCACCACCACCACATTGGCGCCCATGTCTCCTCGGCCTTCTCTTGCCGGTCCATGGACCCCAGCCTGTCCTTCTACAACCCCAAGGAGGTGGAGTTCAGCTGCAGCAACACCCCTTCCTACCCCTCCTTCCTCCTCGCCGCCAAGTGGAAGAACCGCCGCGGCCGCCGCCACGGCTGCTACAACCTCGACGCCGCCGCGATAGCAAAGCAGCTCGAAATGCTGCGCTCGGAGATATCTGACGCCGAGTCGTCGTCGATCATGGAATCTCCGTCGCCTGCGCCGATGTGGAGCTTCGGGAAGAGCCCGGCGGGGGTGCGGCAGCTGCGGATAACGGACTCGCCGTTCCCGATAAGCGAGGAGGGCGGGGAAGCCGATGGTCACGTGGACCGGGAGGCGGAGGAGTTCATCAAGATGTTCTACGAGCAGCTTCGTCTCCAGCGGAGCCTCCCGGTGACGCCCGAGTATCAATGCCGCAAGCCGGCCTGA
- the LOC103991601 gene encoding transcription repressor MYB5 isoform X2, whose amino-acid sequence MEGRRPTATPCCSMVGMKRGPWTAEEDEVLASFVRREGEGRWRTLPKRAGLLRCGKSCRLRWLNYLRPSIKRGPITPDEEDLILRLHRLLGNRWALIAGRIPGRTDNEIKNYWNTHLRKKLIKQGIDPRTHKPLPSSTDHGSPAQLVSCHPATDRDSMPQEMGAGSSEAIAIRNDRCGYFHGLDPHHDDVAWQNCDVFTTDGDQMPACYGVEDGGKGTDACTDDVFSALFDSFVNEDMFNTNCSQDGNTNEDDSNMTPQVEMIDPMDSGLDLEGLLEDVFTSPVDLDEGIPAQCKDHAGK is encoded by the exons ATGGAGGGTCGGCGACCGACGGCGACGCCGTGCTGCAGCATGGTGGGGATGAAGCGAGGGCCGTGGACGGCGGAGGAGGACGAGGTGCTGGCGAGCTTCGTGCGGCGGGAGGGAGAGGGGCGCTGGCGGACGCTGCCGAAGCGTGCCGGGCTGCTCCGTTGCGGCAAGAGTTGCCGTCTCCGCTGGCTGAATTACCTCCGCCCTTCCATCAAGCGCGGGCCCATCACCCCCGACGAGGAAGATCTCATCCTTCGCCTCCACCGCCTCCTCGGCAACAG GTGGGCGCTGATAGCTGGGAGGATACCAGGGCGcaccgacaacgagatcaagaactactggaacacccacCTCAGAAAGAAGCTCATCAAGCAAGGCATAGATCCACGCACCCACAAGCCCTTACCCTCTTCCACCGATCACGGTTCCCCAGCGCAACTCGTCTCATGCCATCCTGCCACAGACCGCGACTCCATGCCTCAAGAAATGGGTGCTGGCAGCAGCGAAGCCATCGCCATTCGAAACGATCGTTGCGGTTACTTCCATGGCCTGGACCCGCACCACGACGACGTCGCATGGCAGAACTGCGATGTCTTCACGACGGACGGAGACCAAATGCCTGCTTGCTACGGCGTCGAGGACGGAGGGAAAGGAACGGATGCTTGCACTGATGATGTCTTCTCGGCTCTCTTCGATTCCTTCGTCAACGAGGACATGTTCAACACTAATTGCAGTCAAGATGGTAATACCAACGAGGACGACAGCAACATGACTCCGCAGGTTGAGATGATAGATCCTATGGATTCAGGTCTCGACCTCGAAGGTCTATTGGAAGATGTCTTCACTTCTCCGGTTGATTTGGATGAAGGCATTCCTGCACAGTGTAAAGATCATGCAGGCAAGTAA
- the LOC135642165 gene encoding uncharacterized protein LOC135642165, translating into MERGVPVEELTSGASGRIIPVFRNIRRFVPSPASLLRVLLFLHSLALWFFRFVRRRSPSASRTAATAASPRRRSSRGSWSVAAEEEDVLRRRAIAGGVEMVTTSEEGGADVACRCRTFVFVGPRRSALFCRSWVPASGDLRGIILIIHGLNEHSGRYSHFAKQLMACNFGVYAMDWIGHGGSDGLHGYVPSLDYVVEDTIKFLEKIKSENPKIPCFLFGHSTGGAVVLKAASYPYVEAMVEGIILTSPALRVKPAHAILGAVAPIFSLVLPKFQFKGANKRGIPVSRDPAAMLAKYSDPLVYTGPIRVRTGHEILRLSSYLQQSMKSVTVPFLVLHGTADRVTDPLASQDLHNVAASRHKDIKLYEGFLHDLLFEPERDEVGTDIINWMLRMLQPQSL; encoded by the exons ATGGAAAGGGGCGTGCCGGTGGAGGAGCTGACTTCCGGCGCGAGCGGCCGCATCATCCCGGTCTTCAGGAACATACGGAGGTTCGTGCCGTCGCCGGCGTCGCTCCTGCGCGTTCTCCTCTTCCTGCACTCCCTCGCCTTGTGGTTCTTCCGTTTCGTCCGCCGCCGGAGCCCAAGCGCCTCCAGGACGGCGGCCACTGCAGCATCCCCGCGGCGGAGGTCGAGCAGAGGAAGTTGGTCAGTGGCCGCGGAGGAGGAGGACGTGCTGCGCCGGAGGGCGATCGCAGGAGGGGTCGAGATGGTGACCACGTCGGAGGAAGGCGGAGCGGATGTGGCGTGCCGCTGCCGGACATTTGTGTTCGTGGGGCCTCGGAGGAGCGCGCTGTTCTGCCGGTCGTGGGTGCCGGCATCGGGAGATTTGAG GGGTATCATATTGATAATACATGGACTCAATGAACACAG TGGAAGATACTCACATTTTGCAAAGCAGCTAATGGCATGCAATTTTGGAGTGTATGCGATGGACTGGATAG GCCATGGTGGTAGTGATGGATTGCATGGGTATGTCCCTTCACTAGACTATGTTGTGGAGGACACT ATAAAATTTCTGGAGAAAATAAAATCTGAAAATCCCAAAATACCTTGTTTTCTTTTTGGCCACTCAACTGGTGGAGCTGTGGTTTTAAAG GCAGCTTCATATCCTTATGTTGAGGCCATGGTAGAAGGGATCATACTAACATCTCCGGCACTGCGTGTAAAGCCAGCTCATGCAATACTTGGG GCTGTGGCTCCAATTTTTTCACTTGTACTGCCAAAGTTCCAATTCAAGGGAGCTAACAAGAGGGGCATTCCTGTGTCGAGAGACCCAGCTGCTATGTTGGCCAAGTACTCGGACCCACTAGTTTACACTGGGCCTATAAGAGTTCGAACAGGCCATGAGATCCTCCGCTTGTCTTCTTACCTGCAGCAGAGTATGAAGTCTGTGACTGTACCTTTCTTGGTCCTGCATGGGACTGCTGATAGGGTCACTGATCCACTGGCATCACAAGATCTGCACAATGTTGCTGCCTCGAGGCACAAGGATATAAAGCTCTATGAGGGCTTTTTACATGACCTTCTATTCGAGCCTGAGCGAGATGAAGTTGGCACAGACATAATCAATTGGATGCTGAGGATGCTGCAGCCTCAAAGCTTATGA